Proteins from a single region of Osmerus eperlanus chromosome 26, fOsmEpe2.1, whole genome shotgun sequence:
- the mcm3l gene encoding MCM3 minichromosome maintenance deficient 3 (S. cerevisiae), like isoform X1 → MDGGLEDLELREAQREYLDFLDDDQDQGVYHEKVRSMVSDNKSRLIVNMNDLRRRNEKRASALLKDAFSELVAFQRALKDLVASIDATYAKQFEDFHVGFQGSFGTRHVSPRTLSALYLGNLVCVEGIVTKCSLVRPKIMRSVHYCPATKKTVERKYTDLTSLDAFPSSAIYPTKDEENNPLETEYGLCAYKDHQSLTIQEMPEKAPAGQLPRSVEIIANDDLVDTVKPGDRVQLVGVYRCLPAKQGGFTSGTFRTTLLANNIKLMSKEIVPTFSADDINKIKKFCKAHSKDVFEHLSRSLAPSIYGHEYIKKAILCLLLGGNETNLENGTRIRGDINILLIGDPSVAKSQLLRYVLLTAPRAIPTTGRGSTGVGLTAAVTTDTETGERRLEAGAMVLADRGVVCIDEFDKMSDMDRTAIHEVMEQGRVTIAKAGIQARLNARCSVLAAANPVYGRYDQYKTPMENIGLQDSLLSRFDLLFIVLDQMDPEIDKEIADHVLRMHRYRAPGEQEGTAMPLGSTVDVFTTEDPNVTEQAEQELQIYEKKENVLYGNRRKKDKVVTMEFIRKYIHVAKLVKPVLTQEASDHIAEEYARLRSHDQVNSESARTIPVTARALETMIRLATAHAKARMSKTTELADAEAALELIQFAYFKKILEKEKKRKVPDDSMDLSQSQSQSQGLTSQRATRTRHHASKDDMDVTGAESDPYNFSGDEGDSQPSLKPKPVSQSMKKTDLNQDRMKIFKTALLKAFKTTRSQSVAVTELLTLVNETAHGQDHTFEAQEVDQLLGRMQEQNQVMMSEGVVFLI, encoded by the exons ATGGACGGTGGTTTGGAGGATCTCGAACTTAGGGAGGCGCAGAGAGAGTATTTGGACTTTCTGGATGATGAT CAAGACCAGGGCGTTTATCACGAGAAGGTCAGAAGTATGGTCTCTGACAACAAAAGTCGCCTCATTGTGAACATGAATGACCTGCGGAGGAGGAACGAGAAGAGGGCCAGTGC CTTGCTGAAAGATGCATTCAGTGAACTTGTAGCCTTCCAGAGAGCTTTGAAGGATCTGGTAGCTTCGATCGATGCAACGTACGCCAAGCAGTTTGAGGATTTCCATGTGGGGTTCCAGGGCAGCTTTGGCACGAGGCATGTGTCTCCTCGCACCCTCAGCGCTTTGTATCTTGGAAACCTGGTTTGTGTGGAAGGAATTGTCACCAAGT GTTCTCTTGTCCGTCCCAAGATCATGCGTAGTGTGCACTACTGCCCTGCCACTAAGAAGACAGTGGAGCGCAAATACACTGATCTCACCTCGCTCGACGCCTTCCCCTCCAGCGCCATATACCCAACCAAG gaCGAGGAGAACAACCCACTGGAGACAGAGTATGGCCTGTGTGCCTACAAGGACCACCAGTCCTTGACCATCCAGGAGATGCCTGAGAAGGCTCCGGCCGGCCAGCTTCCCCGCTCGGTTGAAATCATCGCCAACGACGATCTGGTGGACACAGTCAAACCAGGGGACCGTGTACAGCTGGTGGGAGTTTaccgctgcctgcctgccaagcAGGGAGGATTCACCTCCGGCACTTTCAG GACTACTCTGCTTGCCAATAATATTAAACTGATGAGCAAGGAAATTGTGCCAACCTTTTCAGCTGATGACATAAACAAGATTAAGAAGTTCTGTAAAGCCCATTCTAAA GATGTGTTTGAGCACCTAAGTCGTTCGCTGGCCCCCAGTATTTACGGTCACGAGTACATAAAGAAGGCCATCCTTTGTCTGCTGCTGGGGGGCAATGAGACCAACCTGGAGAACGGCACACGCATCCGTGGGGACATCAACATACTGCTGATTG GTGACCCATCAGTGGCTAAGTCCCAGCTGCTGAGATATGTCCTCTTGACCGCCCCGAGGGCCATACCAACTACAGGACGGGGGTCGACCGGGGTGGGTCTGACGGCAGCGGTGACTACAGACACAGAGACGG GTGAGCGGCGCTTGGAGGCCGGGGCCATGGTGCTGGCTGACAGAGGGGTGGTGTGCATCGACGAGTTTGACAAGATGTCTGACATGGACCGCACTGCCATCCACGAGGTCATGGAGCAGGGTCGGGTGACCATCGCCAAGGCCGGGATCCAGGCCAGGCTGAACGCTCGCTGCAGCGTGCTAGCCGCCGCCAACCCCGTCTACGGCAGG taCGACCAGTACAAGACGCCCATGGAGAACATTGGGCTCCAGGACTCGCTGCTGTCGAGGTTTGACCTGCTTTTCATCGTTCTGGATCAGATGGACCCGGAGATTGACAAGGAGATCGCAGACCATGTGCTGCGCATGCACCGGTACCGGGCCCCGGGGGAACAGGAGGGAACAG CCATGCCCCTGGGCAGCACTGTGGATGTGTTTACCACGGAGGACCCCAACGTCACCGAACAAGCCGAGCAAGAGCTCCAGATCTACGAGAAGAAGGAGAACGTTCTCTATGGAAACCGACGGAAAAa GGATAAGGTTGTTACAATGGAATTCATCAGAAAGTACATCCACGTGGCCAAGCTGGTGAAGCCAGTCCTTACCCAGGAGGCCTCAGACCACATAGCCGAGGAGTATGCAAGGCTTCGTAGTCACGATCAAGTCAACTCCGAGTCTGCCAGG ACAATACCGGTGACGGCTAGAGCCTTGGAGACGATGATCCGATTGGCCACGGCCCATGCCAAAGCTCGCATGAGTAAGACCACCGAGTTGGCAGACGCAGAGGCTGCCCTCGAGCTCATCCAGTTTGCATACTTTAAAAAG ATCCTTGAAAAGGAGAAGAAGCGGAAAGTTCCAGATGACAGTATGGATCTCAGCCAGTCCCAGAGCCAGAGTCAGGGGCTAACCAGCCAGAGGGCCACCAG GACTCGCCACCATGCGTCTAAAGATGACATGGATGTGACTGGTGCAGAGTCCGACCCTTACAATTTCAGTGGGGACGAGGGTGACA GTCAGCCCAGCCTCAAGCCCAAGCCTGTTTCTCAGAGCATGAAGAAGACTGACCTCAACCAAGACAG GATGAAGATTTTTAAGACTGCCCTGCTGAAAGCCTTCAAGACCACACGGTCCCAGTCTGTTGCTGTGACCGAGCTCCTGACCCTGGTCAATGAGACCGCTCACGGTCAAGACCACACGTTCGAGGCCCAGGAGGTCGATCAGCTTCTGGGTCGAATGCAGGAGCAGAACCAGGTGATGATGTCAGAGGGTGTGGTCTTCCTCATCTGA
- the mcm3l gene encoding MCM3 minichromosome maintenance deficient 3 (S. cerevisiae), like isoform X2, producing the protein MDGGLEDLELREAQREYLDFLDDDQDQGVYHEKVRSMVSDNKSRLIVNMNDLRRRNEKRASALLKDAFSELVAFQRALKDLVASIDATYAKQFEDFHVGFQGSFGTRHVSPRTLSALYLGNLVCVEGIVTKCSLVRPKIMRSVHYCPATKKTVERKYTDLTSLDAFPSSAIYPTKDEENNPLETEYGLCAYKDHQSLTIQEMPEKAPAGQLPRSVEIIANDDLVDTVKPGDRVQLVGVYRCLPAKQGGFTSGTFRTTLLANNIKLMSKEIVPTFSADDINKIKKFCKAHSKDVFEHLSRSLAPSIYGHEYIKKAILCLLLGGNETNLENGTRIRGDINILLIGDPSVAKSQLLRYVLLTAPRAIPTTGRGSTGVGLTAAVTTDTETGERRLEAGAMVLADRGVVCIDEFDKMSDMDRTAIHEVMEQGRVTIAKAGIQARLNARCSVLAAANPVYGRYDQYKTPMENIGLQDSLLSRFDLLFIVLDQMDPEIDKEIADHVLRMHRYRAPGEQEGTAMPLGSTVDVFTTEDPNVTEQAEQELQIYEKKENVLYGNRRKKDKVVTMEFIRKYIHVAKLVKPVLTQEASDHIAEEYARLRSHDQVNSESARILEKEKKRKVPDDSMDLSQSQSQSQGLTSQRATRTRHHASKDDMDVTGAESDPYNFSGDEGDSQPSLKPKPVSQSMKKTDLNQDRMKIFKTALLKAFKTTRSQSVAVTELLTLVNETAHGQDHTFEAQEVDQLLGRMQEQNQVMMSEGVVFLI; encoded by the exons ATGGACGGTGGTTTGGAGGATCTCGAACTTAGGGAGGCGCAGAGAGAGTATTTGGACTTTCTGGATGATGAT CAAGACCAGGGCGTTTATCACGAGAAGGTCAGAAGTATGGTCTCTGACAACAAAAGTCGCCTCATTGTGAACATGAATGACCTGCGGAGGAGGAACGAGAAGAGGGCCAGTGC CTTGCTGAAAGATGCATTCAGTGAACTTGTAGCCTTCCAGAGAGCTTTGAAGGATCTGGTAGCTTCGATCGATGCAACGTACGCCAAGCAGTTTGAGGATTTCCATGTGGGGTTCCAGGGCAGCTTTGGCACGAGGCATGTGTCTCCTCGCACCCTCAGCGCTTTGTATCTTGGAAACCTGGTTTGTGTGGAAGGAATTGTCACCAAGT GTTCTCTTGTCCGTCCCAAGATCATGCGTAGTGTGCACTACTGCCCTGCCACTAAGAAGACAGTGGAGCGCAAATACACTGATCTCACCTCGCTCGACGCCTTCCCCTCCAGCGCCATATACCCAACCAAG gaCGAGGAGAACAACCCACTGGAGACAGAGTATGGCCTGTGTGCCTACAAGGACCACCAGTCCTTGACCATCCAGGAGATGCCTGAGAAGGCTCCGGCCGGCCAGCTTCCCCGCTCGGTTGAAATCATCGCCAACGACGATCTGGTGGACACAGTCAAACCAGGGGACCGTGTACAGCTGGTGGGAGTTTaccgctgcctgcctgccaagcAGGGAGGATTCACCTCCGGCACTTTCAG GACTACTCTGCTTGCCAATAATATTAAACTGATGAGCAAGGAAATTGTGCCAACCTTTTCAGCTGATGACATAAACAAGATTAAGAAGTTCTGTAAAGCCCATTCTAAA GATGTGTTTGAGCACCTAAGTCGTTCGCTGGCCCCCAGTATTTACGGTCACGAGTACATAAAGAAGGCCATCCTTTGTCTGCTGCTGGGGGGCAATGAGACCAACCTGGAGAACGGCACACGCATCCGTGGGGACATCAACATACTGCTGATTG GTGACCCATCAGTGGCTAAGTCCCAGCTGCTGAGATATGTCCTCTTGACCGCCCCGAGGGCCATACCAACTACAGGACGGGGGTCGACCGGGGTGGGTCTGACGGCAGCGGTGACTACAGACACAGAGACGG GTGAGCGGCGCTTGGAGGCCGGGGCCATGGTGCTGGCTGACAGAGGGGTGGTGTGCATCGACGAGTTTGACAAGATGTCTGACATGGACCGCACTGCCATCCACGAGGTCATGGAGCAGGGTCGGGTGACCATCGCCAAGGCCGGGATCCAGGCCAGGCTGAACGCTCGCTGCAGCGTGCTAGCCGCCGCCAACCCCGTCTACGGCAGG taCGACCAGTACAAGACGCCCATGGAGAACATTGGGCTCCAGGACTCGCTGCTGTCGAGGTTTGACCTGCTTTTCATCGTTCTGGATCAGATGGACCCGGAGATTGACAAGGAGATCGCAGACCATGTGCTGCGCATGCACCGGTACCGGGCCCCGGGGGAACAGGAGGGAACAG CCATGCCCCTGGGCAGCACTGTGGATGTGTTTACCACGGAGGACCCCAACGTCACCGAACAAGCCGAGCAAGAGCTCCAGATCTACGAGAAGAAGGAGAACGTTCTCTATGGAAACCGACGGAAAAa GGATAAGGTTGTTACAATGGAATTCATCAGAAAGTACATCCACGTGGCCAAGCTGGTGAAGCCAGTCCTTACCCAGGAGGCCTCAGACCACATAGCCGAGGAGTATGCAAGGCTTCGTAGTCACGATCAAGTCAACTCCGAGTCTGCCAGG ATCCTTGAAAAGGAGAAGAAGCGGAAAGTTCCAGATGACAGTATGGATCTCAGCCAGTCCCAGAGCCAGAGTCAGGGGCTAACCAGCCAGAGGGCCACCAG GACTCGCCACCATGCGTCTAAAGATGACATGGATGTGACTGGTGCAGAGTCCGACCCTTACAATTTCAGTGGGGACGAGGGTGACA GTCAGCCCAGCCTCAAGCCCAAGCCTGTTTCTCAGAGCATGAAGAAGACTGACCTCAACCAAGACAG GATGAAGATTTTTAAGACTGCCCTGCTGAAAGCCTTCAAGACCACACGGTCCCAGTCTGTTGCTGTGACCGAGCTCCTGACCCTGGTCAATGAGACCGCTCACGGTCAAGACCACACGTTCGAGGCCCAGGAGGTCGATCAGCTTCTGGGTCGAATGCAGGAGCAGAACCAGGTGATGATGTCAGAGGGTGTGGTCTTCCTCATCTGA